The following coding sequences lie in one Euhalothece natronophila Z-M001 genomic window:
- a CDS encoding type II toxin-antitoxin system HicA family toxin yields the protein MKTKTITFAELKDFLFNFGFETLSTAGSQKVFKHFSSGALIALPYYQESACIRQIHLVAIRRILLEYRLVDEETCDRVFTQKISLS from the coding sequence ATGAAAACTAAGACCATTACATTTGCTGAATTAAAAGATTTTTTATTCAATTTTGGGTTTGAAACATTATCAACTGCTGGCTCTCAAAAAGTATTTAAACACTTCTCCTCAGGGGCATTAATTGCTTTGCCTTATTATCAAGAAAGTGCCTGCATTCGTCAGATTCATTTAGTTGCAATTCGTCGGATTCTGTTAGAATATAGGCTGGTAGATGAAGAAACCTGCGATCGCGTTTTTACTCAGAAAATTTCCCTTTCTTGA